In a single window of the Natronosalvus caseinilyticus genome:
- a CDS encoding sugar phosphate isomerase/epimerase family protein, whose protein sequence is MHTAVQLYSLRRLDRSLPEKLELVARTGLEGVELAGLDDADPEAVADALERTGLEAMAAHVPIEDLEADLEAAVRPYETVGCERIVVPWLDADSFRSRRAIEETAQRLATLGKRLTDKGYSCSYHNHTQEFSAIESDVDDQRDAFDVLAGALAGTPVTLELDVGWAHAAGRDPVSLLERYGKQIPLVHLKDVDGDEPCALGTSSVPLEACVDAAQEAGATWLVYEHDDPSDPERTLERDAETMVDLLGR, encoded by the coding sequence ATGCACACCGCCGTTCAGCTGTACTCCTTGCGAAGGCTCGATCGATCGCTTCCCGAGAAACTCGAACTCGTGGCGCGAACTGGGCTCGAGGGCGTCGAGCTGGCGGGACTCGACGACGCGGATCCCGAGGCCGTCGCCGACGCGCTCGAGCGGACGGGGCTCGAGGCGATGGCCGCTCACGTCCCGATCGAGGACCTCGAGGCCGACCTCGAGGCCGCCGTCCGCCCCTACGAAACGGTCGGCTGCGAGCGGATCGTCGTTCCGTGGCTCGATGCCGATTCGTTTCGGTCTCGTCGTGCGATCGAGGAGACGGCCCAGCGGCTTGCGACGCTGGGCAAACGACTCACCGACAAGGGGTATTCGTGCTCCTATCACAATCATACGCAGGAGTTCTCTGCGATCGAATCAGACGTGGACGACCAGCGCGACGCCTTCGACGTTCTGGCCGGCGCCCTCGCAGGGACTCCCGTGACGCTCGAGCTAGACGTGGGATGGGCTCACGCCGCGGGTCGCGACCCCGTGTCCCTCCTCGAGCGCTACGGCAAGCAGATCCCGCTGGTTCACCTGAAAGACGTCGACGGCGACGAGCCGTGCGCCCTCGGGACGAGCTCGGTCCCGCTCGAGGCCTGCGTCGACGCCGCCCAGGAAGCAGGCGCGACGTGGCTCGTCTACGAACACGACGATCCGTCGGACCCGGAACGGACTCTCGAGCGCGACGCCGAGACCATGGTGGACTTGCTCGGCCGATAG
- a CDS encoding alpha-amylase domain-containing protein, protein MSEKDTHGERAQESPTISRRNVVRGAATTGLALAGLGSASTVSAAGERAFFQYFHETWPTITDNLWKVADRGYDGIWIQAPQESELTWADQDGRNDPPLGYQPVDFRSFDSEFGTEADLQRLIDTAHDNGLEVYVDCVMNHMAADRGYDFPQFDEEHFHTHVGSIDDWNDEHQVEHGDLLGLKDLAQLEAHGHEDTAPYVREQLYNYMQKIASFGADGYRYDAVKHVEAEFWDQYANPWADEFGMNRVGEVFDGSVDYVQNYVDTGMDAFDYPLYFVLESVFDYGDMSQLEGAGLKAQDPWHAWPFVQNHDEGAPPQYHLAHAHVLTIEGTPMVYNLYPDSILDDDAINNMVWVKKNLAGGATYWRHADSDLAIYERDNNLLVGLNNNTNDWKGQWVYTTWRNETLNDYSGNAGDVEVNGDGWVEVWVPPEGWVFYAPY, encoded by the coding sequence ATGTCTGAGAAAGACACTCACGGCGAACGTGCACAGGAGTCACCGACGATCAGCAGGCGGAACGTCGTTCGTGGAGCAGCGACGACCGGGCTGGCGCTCGCCGGCCTCGGATCGGCCTCGACGGTGTCGGCTGCCGGGGAACGAGCGTTCTTTCAGTACTTCCACGAAACGTGGCCGACCATCACCGACAACCTCTGGAAGGTCGCCGACCGCGGGTACGACGGCATCTGGATCCAGGCGCCCCAGGAGAGCGAACTGACCTGGGCGGACCAGGACGGACGCAATGACCCACCGCTCGGCTACCAGCCCGTCGACTTCCGTTCCTTCGATAGCGAGTTCGGCACCGAAGCCGACTTGCAACGGCTCATCGACACCGCCCACGACAACGGCCTCGAAGTGTACGTCGACTGCGTGATGAACCACATGGCCGCCGACCGGGGGTACGACTTCCCGCAGTTCGACGAGGAGCACTTCCATACGCACGTCGGCTCCATCGACGACTGGAACGACGAGCACCAGGTCGAACACGGCGACCTGCTCGGGCTCAAGGACCTCGCCCAGCTCGAGGCCCACGGCCACGAGGACACGGCGCCGTACGTCCGCGAGCAGCTGTACAACTACATGCAGAAAATCGCGAGTTTCGGGGCGGACGGCTACCGGTACGACGCGGTCAAACACGTCGAGGCCGAGTTCTGGGACCAGTACGCGAATCCCTGGGCCGACGAGTTCGGCATGAACCGCGTCGGTGAGGTGTTCGACGGCAGCGTCGACTACGTCCAGAACTACGTGGATACGGGAATGGACGCCTTCGATTACCCGCTGTACTTCGTCCTTGAGTCGGTCTTCGACTACGGCGACATGAGCCAGCTCGAGGGAGCTGGACTGAAGGCACAGGACCCGTGGCACGCGTGGCCCTTCGTCCAGAACCACGACGAGGGTGCACCGCCGCAGTACCACCTCGCCCACGCGCACGTCCTCACGATCGAGGGGACGCCGATGGTGTACAACCTCTACCCCGATAGCATCCTCGACGACGACGCGATCAACAACATGGTCTGGGTCAAGAAGAATCTCGCGGGCGGAGCGACCTACTGGCGCCACGCCGACTCCGATCTCGCGATTTACGAGCGGGACAACAATCTGCTCGTCGGGTTGAACAACAACACGAACGACTGGAAGGGCCAGTGGGTGTACACGACCTGGCGCAACGAGACGCTCAACGACTACAGCGGGAACGCCGGCGACGTCGAGGTCAACGGTGACGGCTGGGTCGAAGTCTGGGTCCCGCCGGAGGGATGGGTGTTCTACGCGCCGTACTGA
- a CDS encoding glycosyltransferase, producing MTRTETVAAFTDLYLPTVNGVTYTIQLWRKRWRQQRTAMPIVYPEMDGYEAGPGEYPIRSVRAPLYPQYRLGLPSIPDDLETPDVVHVHTPFTIGFAGIRFARKRDVPVVASYHTLLDDRASQHVSGNVLDGVKRTCRLYERTFFERVDHVTAPTSFARDHLLETVEADVDVTVVSNGIDTDFFRPVDPTSFRNRYDLPDDRPLLGYTGRHGEEKNLEEAIDAVDGTRMTLVLGGDGPAREALEEHAAKVDADVRFLGFLEREELPAFYAALDVFIFPSPVETQGLVALEATACGTPVVAVDEGALTDSVIQGETGYRYRRGSIGDLQWAITRCLDEHDRLADLCRRRRAMLSVDHSIEQLSEIYDRLV from the coding sequence ATGACCCGGACGGAGACGGTCGCCGCCTTCACGGACCTCTACCTCCCCACGGTCAACGGCGTCACCTACACGATCCAGCTCTGGCGCAAGCGCTGGCGCCAGCAACGGACGGCGATGCCCATCGTCTACCCGGAGATGGACGGCTACGAGGCTGGCCCCGGCGAGTACCCGATTCGAAGCGTTCGCGCGCCGCTTTACCCCCAGTACCGCCTCGGGCTTCCCTCGATTCCAGACGACCTCGAGACGCCGGACGTCGTCCACGTCCACACGCCCTTCACCATCGGTTTCGCCGGGATTCGCTTCGCCCGCAAGCGCGACGTGCCCGTCGTCGCCTCCTATCACACCCTCCTGGACGACCGGGCCAGCCAGCACGTCTCCGGTAACGTCCTCGACGGCGTCAAGCGGACCTGCCGGCTCTACGAGCGCACGTTCTTCGAGCGCGTCGACCACGTCACCGCGCCGACCTCCTTCGCCCGCGATCACTTGCTCGAGACCGTCGAGGCCGACGTCGACGTGACGGTGGTCTCGAACGGCATCGACACCGACTTCTTCCGGCCAGTCGATCCGACCTCATTTCGCAATCGATACGATCTCCCCGACGACCGCCCGCTGCTCGGCTACACGGGTCGCCACGGCGAAGAGAAGAACCTCGAGGAGGCGATCGACGCCGTGGACGGAACGCGGATGACGCTCGTCCTCGGCGGCGACGGACCCGCTCGCGAGGCCCTCGAGGAGCACGCGGCCAAGGTGGACGCCGACGTCAGATTCCTCGGCTTCCTCGAGCGCGAGGAGTTGCCGGCGTTTTATGCCGCCCTCGACGTGTTCATCTTCCCGAGCCCGGTCGAGACCCAGGGGCTCGTGGCCCTCGAGGCGACTGCCTGCGGGACGCCCGTCGTCGCTGTCGACGAAGGGGCACTGACCGATTCGGTGATCCAGGGCGAAACCGGCTACCGCTACCGGCGCGGATCGATCGGAGACCTTCAGTGGGCGATCACGCGCTGTCTCGATGAACACGACCGTCTGGCCGACCTCTGTCGCCGGCGACGAGCGATGCTCTCGGTAGACCACTCCATCGAGCAACTGTCCGAGATATACGATCGACTCGTCTGA
- a CDS encoding ubiquitin-like small modifier protein 1, whose product MELDLRFFATFREAVGQKDLSRTVEDGATVGDVLAGLEEEYQGLEGELLEDGAIRPQLSVLKNGRDVVHMAGVDTDLEEGDRLSVFPPVAGG is encoded by the coding sequence ATGGAACTCGATCTTCGATTTTTCGCCACGTTTCGCGAAGCCGTCGGCCAGAAGGACCTCTCGAGAACGGTCGAGGACGGCGCGACCGTCGGCGACGTGCTCGCGGGACTCGAGGAAGAGTACCAGGGCCTCGAGGGAGAACTGCTCGAGGACGGCGCGATTCGGCCGCAACTGAGCGTGCTAAAGAACGGCCGGGACGTGGTCCACATGGCCGGCGTCGACACCGACCTCGAGGAAGGCGACCGACTGTCGGTGTTTCCACCCGTCGCTGGCGGCTGA
- a CDS encoding NOB1 family endonuclease, whose translation MYILDSSAFIHDFHTTEQTATIPLVREELEGESVYRYDAMEGSGMHVHIPNGDTTEKVRRAAKESGDLDVLSDTDVRLVAAAFELDAVLVTDDYAMQNVAERLTVTVEPIAREGIEEEREWTFQCQGCGREYDEQKDRCPICGAELARKNPGSS comes from the coding sequence ATGTACATTCTCGATTCGTCGGCCTTTATTCACGACTTTCACACCACCGAACAGACAGCCACGATTCCGCTCGTCCGCGAGGAACTCGAGGGGGAGAGCGTCTACCGCTACGACGCCATGGAGGGGTCGGGCATGCACGTGCACATTCCCAACGGCGACACCACCGAGAAGGTTCGCCGGGCCGCGAAGGAGTCGGGCGACCTCGACGTGCTCTCGGACACCGACGTTCGCCTCGTGGCCGCCGCGTTCGAACTCGACGCCGTGCTCGTGACCGACGACTACGCGATGCAAAACGTCGCCGAGCGCCTGACCGTCACCGTCGAACCGATCGCGCGCGAGGGCATCGAGGAAGAGCGCGAGTGGACTTTCCAGTGCCAGGGCTGTGGACGGGAGTACGACGAACAGAAAGACCGATGCCCGATCTGTGGGGCCGAACTCGCCCGGAAGAATCCGGGCTCGAGCTAA
- a CDS encoding PRC-barrel domain-containing protein, which translates to MSEILAENLSGKSVMGSDGTELGLLYNITMDINSGKLHDLVVDPDEQLPSRSVDFDRNDAGRFLIPVSRVQAVKDYIVVQR; encoded by the coding sequence ATGAGCGAGATACTCGCCGAGAACCTCTCGGGGAAGTCCGTCATGGGTTCTGACGGGACTGAACTGGGGCTGCTCTACAACATCACGATGGACATCAACTCGGGCAAACTCCACGACCTTGTGGTCGACCCCGACGAACAACTCCCCTCCCGTTCGGTCGACTTCGACCGAAACGACGCCGGCCGCTTTCTCATCCCCGTCAGCCGCGTGCAGGCGGTGAAAGACTACATCGTCGTCCAACGCTAA
- the infB gene encoding translation initiation factor IF-2: MSDTDSDTHDPAALRTPIVAVLGHVDHGKTSLLDKIRGSAVIEGEAGAITQHIGATAVPLEVVSSIAGELVDPDDFDLPGLLFIDTPGHHSFTTLRSRGGALADIAILVVDVNDGFQPQTLEALDILKRSQTPFIVAANKIDTVPGWNVHEDAPITQTYESQSDRTRQRLDESLYTIIGNLSDHDFSADLYWRVQNFQRNVGVVPVSALTGEGVPDLLAVMMGLSQRYMKEEMEIDVAGPGVGTVLEVKEEKGFGTTIDTVLYDGTIRSDDTIVVGGLNDPIVTEVRALLQPRPLAEIRTESRFDNVEEVGAAAGIKVAAPDLEDAMAGAPVRVIRDRPLEDVVAEVESELADIAVDTEEEGVVVKADTLGSLEAMADALGEAEIPIVRAEVGDVAPRDISVASTADDAKQRAVLGFSVDVLADAKRRAEIDDVELFTDDVIYQLVEGYTEHVEEIERAQQDTILDNITRPSRFRVLEDHVFRQNDPAVVGVEIYSGTLQNNSFVAKWEDNEPTRVGQVKGIQEQGEDVDEARAGERVSVAIDGPTIGRQVKEGDLLWTEVPEKHAKILEQELTSEIPADELEALNMYLEKHRKRDPFWGK, from the coding sequence ATGTCGGACACTGACTCGGATACACACGATCCAGCGGCCCTCAGGACCCCGATCGTCGCGGTCCTGGGACACGTCGACCACGGTAAGACCAGTCTCCTCGACAAGATCCGCGGCTCCGCGGTCATCGAGGGCGAAGCAGGGGCGATCACCCAGCACATCGGCGCGACCGCCGTTCCGCTCGAGGTCGTCTCCTCGATCGCCGGCGAACTCGTCGATCCGGACGACTTCGACCTCCCCGGACTCCTCTTCATCGACACGCCCGGTCACCACTCGTTCACCACGCTTCGCTCGCGCGGGGGCGCGCTCGCGGACATCGCCATCCTCGTCGTCGACGTCAACGACGGCTTCCAGCCCCAGACGCTCGAGGCGCTGGACATTCTCAAGCGCTCCCAGACGCCGTTCATCGTCGCCGCGAACAAGATCGACACCGTCCCCGGCTGGAACGTCCACGAGGACGCCCCAATTACCCAGACCTACGAGTCCCAGTCCGATCGAACCCGCCAGCGACTGGACGAGAGCCTCTACACGATCATCGGTAACCTCTCCGACCACGACTTCTCCGCCGACCTCTACTGGCGCGTCCAGAACTTCCAGCGCAACGTCGGCGTCGTCCCCGTCTCCGCGCTCACCGGCGAGGGCGTCCCCGACTTACTCGCCGTGATGATGGGGCTCTCCCAGCGCTACATGAAAGAGGAGATGGAGATCGACGTCGCCGGTCCCGGCGTCGGCACCGTGCTGGAAGTCAAAGAAGAGAAAGGATTCGGTACCACGATCGACACCGTCCTCTACGACGGAACGATTCGCAGCGACGACACTATCGTCGTCGGCGGACTGAACGATCCCATCGTGACCGAGGTCCGCGCCCTGCTCCAGCCCCGGCCGCTCGCCGAAATTCGGACCGAGAGCCGCTTCGACAACGTCGAAGAAGTCGGCGCAGCCGCCGGGATCAAGGTCGCCGCGCCGGACCTCGAGGACGCGATGGCGGGCGCCCCGGTCCGCGTGATCCGGGACCGCCCCCTCGAGGACGTCGTCGCCGAAGTCGAGTCCGAACTCGCGGACATCGCCGTCGACACCGAGGAGGAGGGCGTCGTCGTCAAAGCCGACACCCTGGGCAGCCTCGAGGCGATGGCCGACGCCCTCGGCGAAGCCGAGATTCCGATCGTCAGAGCCGAAGTCGGCGACGTCGCGCCGCGGGACATCTCGGTCGCCTCGACCGCGGACGACGCGAAACAGCGCGCCGTCCTCGGGTTCAGCGTCGACGTCCTCGCCGACGCCAAGCGCCGGGCCGAAATCGACGACGTGGAGCTGTTCACCGACGACGTGATCTATCAACTCGTCGAGGGCTACACCGAGCACGTCGAGGAGATCGAGCGCGCCCAGCAGGATACCATCCTCGACAACATCACCCGCCCGTCCCGGTTCCGCGTGCTCGAGGACCACGTCTTCCGCCAGAACGATCCCGCCGTCGTCGGCGTCGAGATCTACTCCGGGACGCTCCAGAACAACTCCTTCGTCGCGAAGTGGGAGGACAACGAACCGACGCGCGTTGGACAGGTCAAGGGCATTCAGGAGCAGGGCGAAGACGTCGACGAGGCCCGCGCAGGCGAGCGCGTCTCGGTGGCCATCGACGGGCCGACCATCGGGCGGCAGGTCAAGGAGGGCGACCTCCTGTGGACGGAAGTCCCCGAGAAGCACGCCAAGATTCTCGAGCAGGAACTCACCAGTGAGATCCCCGCCGACGAACTCGAAGCGCTGAACATGTACCTCGAGAAACACCGCAAGCGGGATCCGTTCTGGGGTAAGTAG
- a CDS encoding DUF5811 family protein, which yields MNGNTPYAGLPGVTQAGQRAAADVPELSLEQKRTLQRTVSQIAARTREFLPDEYIVDADVADGVSGPQALVAVQPPIGHPVSAGFTPDLENTPEDLISADDRDEVARGLAASAALQVKHAVSDDVTPTAR from the coding sequence ATGAACGGAAATACGCCGTACGCGGGGTTGCCGGGAGTTACACAGGCCGGACAGCGGGCCGCGGCGGACGTTCCCGAACTGTCACTCGAGCAAAAGCGAACACTCCAGCGGACCGTCAGCCAGATCGCCGCCCGGACGCGGGAGTTCCTCCCCGACGAGTACATCGTCGACGCGGACGTCGCCGACGGCGTCTCCGGGCCGCAGGCGCTCGTAGCCGTCCAGCCGCCGATTGGCCATCCAGTCAGCGCCGGATTCACGCCCGACCTCGAAAATACTCCGGAGGACCTCATCAGTGCCGACGACCGCGACGAGGTCGCCCGGGGGCTGGCCGCAAGTGCCGCCTTGCAGGTAAAACACGCCGTCAGCGACGACGTGACGCCGACAGCCCGGTAG
- a CDS encoding DUF456 domain-containing protein, whose translation MSERSDEVSVDDGETRSSGQREPGADTDDLLAETERLLKGGSGASADVGVSADAETQSTQSSESTDSSRNWTSNPFSRFRRGGSIRARLSPSRYFSLRSLLAIVLTLGFGMMAGGIVLPFSGIGRLLGLLAMAFVIGVAASRRRYLEVSLGGAGVGALAVLLDFAIFLPTDSGQYLLPIGAGAGLLASVIGYYFGRDLRAGLVRDVE comes from the coding sequence ATGAGCGAGCGTTCCGACGAGGTATCGGTGGACGACGGCGAGACGCGATCGTCCGGCCAGCGCGAGCCGGGCGCCGACACCGACGACCTGCTGGCCGAAACTGAACGGCTCCTGAAGGGCGGATCCGGTGCGAGTGCCGACGTTGGTGTGAGCGCCGACGCTGAAACGCAGTCGACGCAATCGAGCGAATCGACGGACTCGAGTCGGAACTGGACGTCGAACCCGTTCTCGCGGTTCCGACGCGGCGGCTCGATCCGCGCCCGCCTCTCGCCGTCGCGGTACTTCTCCCTACGAAGTCTCCTCGCCATCGTCCTCACACTCGGGTTCGGCATGATGGCTGGCGGTATCGTCCTGCCGTTTTCCGGCATCGGTCGCCTGCTCGGCCTGCTCGCGATGGCGTTCGTGATCGGCGTCGCGGCCTCGAGACGTCGCTACCTCGAGGTCAGCCTCGGCGGCGCCGGTGTCGGTGCGCTGGCCGTCCTCCTAGACTTTGCTATCTTCCTGCCGACGGACTCGGGTCAGTACCTGCTCCCCATCGGTGCGGGCGCCGGCCTCCTCGCGAGCGTGATCGGCTACTACTTCGGTCGCGACCTGCGGGCGGGGCTGGTTCGCGACGTCGAGTGA
- a CDS encoding ferritin-like domain-containing protein: MSLGQRVSSDHQLTRLLQIGIVLEEVVESRAAHHLESLPEAEREAIDDEVRALLAEAAEESAEHRQRLEALVDELEAETVSYEEINTLVDARYGPPEDTDGVLYDQLCNEETAYKFYDDLIAAIEASETDFSVDRERVLDTLEAIRAEETEGVEAVTDIMERRA, from the coding sequence ATGAGCCTGGGACAGCGGGTCTCGAGCGACCACCAGCTCACCCGACTGCTACAGATCGGGATCGTCCTGGAAGAGGTCGTCGAGTCGCGTGCCGCCCACCACCTCGAGTCGTTGCCCGAGGCCGAACGCGAGGCCATCGACGACGAGGTGCGAGCGTTACTCGCCGAGGCGGCCGAGGAGTCAGCCGAGCACCGCCAGCGCCTCGAGGCGCTCGTCGACGAACTCGAGGCCGAGACGGTCTCCTACGAGGAGATCAACACGCTGGTCGACGCCCGCTACGGGCCGCCCGAGGACACCGACGGCGTCCTCTACGACCAGCTGTGTAACGAGGAGACGGCCTACAAGTTCTACGACGACCTCATCGCGGCGATCGAGGCCTCCGAGACGGACTTCAGCGTCGACCGCGAGCGCGTCCTCGACACCCTCGAGGCGATCCGCGCGGAGGAGACCGAGGGCGTCGAAGCGGTCACGGATATCATGGAGCGACGAGCATGA
- a CDS encoding metal-dependent transcriptional regulator, which yields MNTADQYLKAVYLAQRLEDGPASTGTLAELLEVSPASVNEMIGKLEERELVEHEKYKGATLTDEGLERAHNALQTYCIIERFLTNVLEVEEFREEARALESVIDETVADRLDTIIDRREECPDCFDAEEDCCAYLEAGSLAE from the coding sequence ATGAACACGGCAGATCAATACCTGAAGGCGGTCTACCTGGCACAGCGTCTCGAAGACGGCCCGGCCTCCACCGGCACCCTCGCGGAGTTGCTCGAGGTCAGTCCGGCGAGCGTCAACGAGATGATCGGGAAACTCGAGGAGCGGGAACTCGTCGAACACGAGAAGTACAAGGGGGCGACGCTCACCGACGAGGGACTCGAGCGCGCACACAACGCCCTCCAGACGTACTGTATCATCGAGCGATTTCTCACGAACGTCCTCGAGGTCGAGGAGTTCCGCGAGGAGGCCCGCGCCCTCGAGAGCGTGATCGACGAGACGGTCGCGGATCGACTGGACACAATCATCGACCGCCGAGAGGAATGCCCGGACTGTTTCGACGCCGAAGAGGACTGCTGTGCCTACCTCGAGGCGGGGTCGCTCGCGGAGTGA
- a CDS encoding HNH endonuclease produces MRQHHTKVHGEPLPNRTCEGCGLEFYDPKSRRNYCNDCNPNGGSNNGNWKDAKEEASCVRCGETFEYYPSNKEGVYCPSCVADADGLLPDNPSTPGERVSTTCAFCESELEVYPSRVKANERGVFCGRTCYGNWLSETVVGENHHQWEGGPIPYGRTWWKIRRRALERDDYRCQACGRDNEAIGRNPDVHHVIPVRTFDDPEDAYTLDNVVSLCRRCHRLAEEGSIAVSAGGKR; encoded by the coding sequence ATGCGACAACACCACACGAAAGTCCACGGAGAGCCACTGCCGAACCGGACGTGCGAGGGGTGTGGCCTCGAGTTCTACGATCCGAAGTCGAGGCGAAATTACTGCAACGACTGCAATCCGAACGGCGGGTCGAACAATGGCAACTGGAAAGACGCCAAAGAAGAAGCCTCGTGCGTCCGCTGCGGGGAGACGTTCGAGTACTACCCCTCGAACAAGGAAGGCGTGTACTGTCCGTCGTGCGTCGCCGACGCCGACGGCCTGCTCCCGGACAATCCGTCGACGCCCGGTGAACGGGTGTCGACCACGTGTGCGTTCTGCGAGAGCGAACTCGAGGTCTATCCCTCTCGCGTAAAGGCGAACGAGCGCGGCGTGTTCTGTGGTCGAACGTGTTACGGAAACTGGCTCTCGGAGACGGTCGTCGGCGAGAATCACCACCAGTGGGAAGGCGGCCCGATACCGTACGGACGAACGTGGTGGAAAATACGCCGACGGGCACTCGAACGAGACGACTATCGCTGTCAGGCATGTGGCCGCGACAACGAGGCGATTGGGCGAAATCCCGACGTCCATCACGTCATCCCGGTCCGAACGTTCGATGACCCCGAAGACGCCTACACGCTGGACAACGTCGTTTCGCTCTGTCGTCGCTGTCATCGACTGGCAGAGGAGGGGTCGATCGCCGTTTCAGCTGGCGGAAAAAGGTAA
- a CDS encoding PadR family transcriptional regulator — protein MARWLQSGRRRDICFLLAAMEAVRGQELKSALESHYDERLEPKAFYGSLSALVDAGFVEKDVEGLHDVYRLTDAGEARVREHGSWVRACLEGENESESTSLE, from the coding sequence ATGGCGAGATGGCTTCAGAGCGGGCGGCGACGCGATATCTGTTTTCTCCTCGCAGCGATGGAGGCGGTGCGCGGCCAGGAACTCAAGTCGGCCCTCGAGTCCCACTACGACGAGCGCCTCGAGCCGAAGGCGTTCTACGGCTCCCTGTCGGCGCTCGTCGACGCGGGGTTCGTCGAGAAGGACGTCGAGGGGCTCCACGACGTCTATCGCCTGACCGACGCCGGCGAGGCTCGCGTTCGCGAACACGGGTCGTGGGTGCGGGCGTGTCTCGAGGGCGAAAACGAGAGCGAGAGTACGTCGTTGGAGTGA
- a CDS encoding acyl-CoA dehydrogenase encodes MDFSLSPEQAQIRDMVAEFVDEEIAPVASEIDREDEFPRDLVDQMADLGLMGMPFPEEYGGAGLDYHSYAIGIEEISRGSGGLGTVVAAHISLAGNMLYEFGDESQKETYLTPLAEGKDVGAFALSEAGAGSDVPSMTTTAERDGDEYVINGGKLWISNGSVADTVTVFAKTDPDAGNRGISSFVVRPEEDDGFYVEGTEEKLGDKGCPTAELRFDDLRIPADRRLGEEGDGFVQALKTLNGGRITIAARGVGIARAAFEEARSYAGEREQFGQPIGEFQAIKHKLADMDTKIQAAKLLMHRAADNKIRGEDYITEAAQAKLYASEVSREVANEGIQIHGGYGYTKDFPAERFYRDAKLNEIYEGTSEILRNTIGDRLLE; translated from the coding sequence ATGGACTTCAGCCTCTCGCCGGAGCAGGCACAGATTCGGGACATGGTCGCGGAGTTCGTCGACGAGGAGATCGCTCCCGTCGCGAGCGAGATCGACCGCGAGGACGAGTTCCCGCGGGATCTCGTCGACCAGATGGCCGACCTGGGCCTGATGGGCATGCCGTTCCCCGAGGAGTACGGCGGCGCCGGCCTCGACTACCACTCCTACGCGATCGGCATCGAGGAGATTTCCCGGGGCTCGGGCGGACTGGGAACCGTCGTCGCCGCGCACATCTCGCTGGCGGGGAACATGCTCTACGAGTTCGGCGACGAGTCTCAGAAGGAGACGTACCTGACGCCGCTCGCCGAGGGAAAAGACGTCGGCGCGTTCGCCCTCTCCGAAGCCGGAGCCGGCAGCGACGTCCCCTCGATGACGACGACGGCCGAACGTGACGGCGACGAGTACGTCATCAACGGCGGCAAACTCTGGATTTCGAACGGATCCGTCGCCGACACCGTCACCGTCTTCGCGAAGACCGACCCCGACGCCGGCAACCGCGGCATCTCCTCGTTCGTCGTGCGTCCCGAGGAGGACGACGGCTTCTACGTCGAGGGCACGGAGGAGAAACTCGGCGACAAGGGCTGTCCCACTGCCGAACTCCGGTTCGACGACCTCCGGATCCCCGCCGACCGCCGACTCGGCGAGGAGGGCGACGGCTTCGTCCAGGCGCTCAAGACGCTCAACGGCGGCCGCATCACCATTGCGGCCCGCGGCGTCGGTATCGCCCGCGCCGCCTTCGAGGAAGCCCGGTCGTACGCCGGCGAGCGCGAGCAGTTCGGCCAGCCCATCGGCGAGTTCCAGGCGATCAAGCACAAACTCGCGGACATGGACACGAAGATCCAGGCTGCGAAACTGCTGATGCACAGAGCTGCCGACAACAAGATCCGCGGCGAGGACTACATCACCGAGGCCGCTCAGGCGAAACTCTACGCCAGCGAGGTCTCCCGCGAGGTCGCCAACGAGGGCATCCAGATCCACGGCGGCTACGGCTACACCAAGGACTTCCCCGCCGAGCGCTTCTACCGCGACGCCAAACTCAACGAGATCTACGAGGGCACGAGCGAGATTCTGCGGAACACGATCGGGGATCGGTTGCTCGAGTAG